One stretch of Malus domestica chromosome 14, GDT2T_hap1 DNA includes these proteins:
- the LOC103420768 gene encoding uncharacterized protein: MRIRKRQVPFPLSSLSPVPLSDPLLHDLNYSPPPVVQLHPQHRHDPPNPSQPVEKTVHVGHPPPQPSDQRVFPIGRAGKGSDGSGENKNKENKQDCGLEISILKGEEDERESREGGDQKGNDDDDIREESILVAETLMGFASGSSSSHPAAGSWFKGEKAFPLKKRRGSFERGANNIGQTIMDDQKDKKSTKTKTNKKSEPRQQQNDDVHQKQDDHVIDGNRVTTSASATRKRARGGALMEGSRCSRVNGRGWRCCQQTLVGYSLCEHHLGKGRLRSMNSVRSRSTPAATATTTTTSTRIASTETEFKQLSASRILSVESSPPQKEDTKAVWLLDDGDIGEGKGNEGEDEEIKKPLLVTKKRMKLGIVKARSMSSLLGQTISRAMADEDDDNNK; the protein is encoded by the exons ATGAGGATCCGGAAACGACAGGTGCCCTTCCCTCTGTCGTCTCTCTCTCCGGTGCCTTTATCAGATCCCCTCCTCCACGACCTCAACTACTCACCACCACCCGTGGTGCAACTCCACCCCCAGCACCGCCATGATCCTCCAAATCCCTCCCAACCAGTTGAGAAAACTGTCCATGTGGGCCACCCCCCTCCTCAGCCCTCCGATCAGCGAGTCTTTCCGATCGGACGAGCAGGCAAGGGTTCTGATGGTTCTGGGGAGAATAAGAACAAAGAGAACAAGCAAGATTGTGGTTTG GAGATATCGATATTgaaaggggaagaagatgagagagagtCCAGAGAGGGAGGAGATCAGAAGggaaatgatgatgatgatatcag GGAGGAAAGCATATTGGTTGCAGAAACGTTAATGGGGTTTGCTTCGGGATCTAGTTCTTCTCACCCAG cTGCTGGGAGTTGGTTTAAAGGAGAGAAAGCGTTTCCATTGAAGAAGCGAAGAGGAAGCTTCGAGAGAGGAGCCAATAATATCGGACAGACGATAATGGATGATCAGAAAGACAAGAAATCAACGAAAACGAAGACGAACAAGAAAAGTGAACCTCGACAGCAACAAAATGACGATGTTCATCAGAAACAAGACGATCATGTGATTGATGGCAATAGAGTCACTACTAGTGCTAGTGCAACAAGAAAGAGGGCAAGGGGAGGTGCACTCATGGAGGGGTCGCGGTGCAGTAGAGTTAACGGAAGAGGATGGAGGTGTTGCCAACAAACGCTTGTTGGGTACTCTCTTTGTGAGCATCACTTGGGGAAGGGTAGGTTAAGGAGCATGAATAGTGTCCGAAGCCGGTCAACGCCTGCGGCAACTGCTACTACCACTACTACTAGTACTAGAATTGCTTCTACTGAGACTGAATTCAAGCAACTATCAGCGTCTAGAATATTATCCGTGGAGTCATCACCGCCACAGAAAGAAGACACGAAAGCTGTTTGGCTGCTGGACGATGGTGATATTGGTGAAGGTAAAGGAAATGAAGGTGAAGATGAAGAGATCAAGAAGCCGTTGCTGGTTACAAAGAAGCGGATGAAGCTTGGGATCGTTAAAGCCCGATCCATGAGCAGCTTGCTAGGCCAAACGATTAGTCGTGCAATGGCTGATGAGGATGATGATAACAACAAGTAG